One Oscillospiraceae bacterium DNA window includes the following coding sequences:
- a CDS encoding YfhO family protein, with the protein MERLQKPDRHSYALRAFLYGILTAAVIFIPFMIYDKGYFLFYGDFNVQQVPFYQMCHDAIRSGNWRWSWTTDLGANFIGSYSFYLLGSPFFWLTMLFPSAAVPYLMGPLYILKFGCACLTGSIYLRRYCKNGDLAVLGGMLYAFSGFSVYNVFFNHFHEAIVFFPLFLWAMDEYMYHRRRGVFALCTFLCCFVNYYFFVGMVVFVIIYWLVRWFAKDEHYRNISGRDFGFLWVEAVLGVLCSCVLLLPTLFAISQNNRVNDPSNGWNALLYDSNQRYLHILSCFFFPPDLPARANFTPDSNSQWASLGAWLPLFSMSGVIAALQAHKKTWYKTLLCILFFMAFVPILNNAFQLFNASYYARWYYMLTLMMSLATIACLQREDVDWGRAIRWTLGITLAIGLSIGLMPSISSTETNSGQTIKTVSYGLEKYPSRFWAYVAIALVSLLLLIIIFRYYRRHKEIFLRMATAGVAFIAVIYSLFYITTGKTQSDDTHNEIIPYALNRGADIHLPSDGKQFCRLDVYDGMDNLPMYWQRPTIQAFHSIVPGSIMEFYPTIGVTRDVGSRPSTEPYALRSLLSCRWLFDPINHGQDFIDPSTSQTRMPGWKYYATQNGSKIYENQYFIPMGFSYDKYITRTEYNALPEGNRNLALLKALVVEDKDVQTAKATMTHYDNIATANYTQETYFTDCKARAQNPCSSFTTDNKGFTATASSTKSRLIFFSVPWEGGWSATVNGTAATIVKVNVGFMAVQVPAGTATVRFTYQTPGLKAGGAVTAVGFVLLGGYVYATDTTGRWRRKKLHDIPKTSN; encoded by the coding sequence TTGGAGCGCTTACAAAAACCAGATCGGCACAGCTACGCACTGCGGGCTTTTTTGTATGGCATTCTCACAGCGGCAGTTATTTTTATTCCGTTTATGATATACGATAAGGGGTATTTCCTGTTTTACGGGGACTTTAACGTACAGCAGGTGCCCTTTTACCAAATGTGCCACGATGCCATCCGCAGCGGAAACTGGCGCTGGAGTTGGACCACCGACCTCGGTGCCAACTTTATCGGCTCCTATTCGTTTTACCTTTTGGGCAGCCCCTTTTTCTGGCTGACCATGCTCTTCCCCAGCGCGGCGGTGCCCTACCTGATGGGTCCGCTGTACATTTTAAAATTCGGCTGTGCCTGCCTGACCGGCAGCATTTACCTGCGCCGCTACTGCAAAAATGGCGACCTGGCTGTTTTGGGCGGCATGCTGTACGCATTCTCTGGCTTTTCGGTGTACAATGTATTCTTTAACCATTTTCATGAAGCCATTGTCTTTTTCCCGCTGTTTTTGTGGGCGATGGATGAATACATGTACCACCGGCGGCGCGGCGTGTTTGCTTTGTGCACTTTTCTGTGCTGCTTTGTCAATTACTATTTCTTTGTCGGCATGGTCGTGTTTGTCATTATTTATTGGCTGGTGCGCTGGTTTGCAAAGGATGAGCACTACCGCAACATCAGCGGCCGTGACTTTGGCTTTTTGTGGGTCGAGGCAGTGCTGGGTGTCTTGTGCTCTTGTGTGCTGTTGCTGCCGACGCTGTTTGCCATTTCGCAGAACAACCGCGTCAATGACCCGAGCAACGGCTGGAATGCTCTGCTTTACGACAGCAATCAGCGCTACCTGCATATTTTAAGCTGCTTTTTCTTCCCGCCGGATCTGCCGGCGCGTGCGAACTTTACCCCGGACAGCAACAGCCAGTGGGCCTCTTTGGGGGCGTGGCTGCCGCTGTTCAGTATGAGCGGCGTTATTGCCGCCCTGCAGGCGCACAAAAAGACCTGGTACAAAACCCTGCTGTGCATTTTGTTCTTTATGGCGTTTGTACCGATTCTTAACAATGCCTTCCAGCTTTTCAATGCCTCTTACTATGCCCGCTGGTACTACATGCTTACCCTGATGATGAGCCTTGCCACGATTGCCTGCCTGCAGCGGGAAGATGTCGACTGGGGCCGTGCAATTCGCTGGACTTTGGGTATTACGCTGGCAATCGGCCTTTCAATCGGCCTTATGCCGAGCATCAGCTCGACCGAGACTAACAGCGGCCAAACCATCAAGACAGTTTCGTACGGACTGGAGAAATACCCAAGCCGCTTTTGGGCCTATGTGGCAATTGCGCTGGTCAGCCTTTTGCTTTTAATCATCATTTTCCGCTATTACCGCCGGCATAAAGAGATTTTCCTGCGCATGGCGACTGCAGGGGTCGCGTTTATCGCGGTGATTTACAGCCTGTTTTACATTACGACCGGAAAAACGCAGAGTGATGATACACATAATGAAATTATTCCCTATGCGCTCAACAGGGGCGCAGATATACACCTGCCCAGCGACGGCAAGCAGTTCTGTCGGCTGGATGTCTATGACGGCATGGACAACTTGCCCATGTATTGGCAGCGCCCGACGATACAGGCGTTTCACAGTATTGTACCGGGCTCTATTATGGAATTCTACCCGACGATAGGCGTCACGCGGGACGTGGGCAGCCGCCCAAGCACAGAGCCCTATGCCCTGCGCAGCCTTTTAAGCTGCCGGTGGCTTTTTGACCCCATTAACCACGGGCAGGATTTTATCGACCCCTCTACCTCACAGACACGTATGCCGGGCTGGAAATATTATGCCACGCAGAACGGCAGCAAAATCTATGAAAACCAGTACTTTATCCCCATGGGCTTTAGCTACGACAAATATATTACCCGCACCGAGTACAACGCCCTACCTGAGGGCAACCGAAACCTGGCGCTGCTGAAAGCGCTGGTTGTCGAGGATAAAGATGTGCAGACCGCGAAAGCAACCATGACCCATTACGACAATATCGCTACAGCAAATTATACACAGGAAACCTATTTTACCGACTGCAAAGCACGCGCACAGAATCCCTGCAGCAGCTTTACAACCGACAACAAGGGCTTCACTGCGACGGCCTCCTCCACAAAATCGCGGCTGATTTTCTTCAGCGTGCCATGGGAGGGCGGCTGGAGCGCTACGGTAAACGGCACGGCGGCCACGATTGTAAAAGTCAACGTCGGTTTTATGGCGGTACAGGTGCCGGCAGGGACAGCGACTGTCCGCTTTACGTACCAGACCCCCGGGCTGAAAGCCGGCGGTGCAGTGACCGCGGTCGGCTTTGTGTTGCTGGGCGGCTATGTCTATGCGACGGATACAACCGGCCGCTGGCGCAGGAAAAAACTGCACGATATACCGAAAACTTCGAATTAA